The Candidatus Methanomethylicota archaeon genome window below encodes:
- a CDS encoding PHP domain-containing protein, translated as MFSIDLHIHSKYSYDSLMDPKKILKVAKNVKLDAIAITDHNTISGAIVARKIHEKCPMVIVGSEISTNFGDVIGIFLNEEIKSRNIYDVIDEIKSQDGLILIPHPFRTKGILQVKSIMDNVDLLEGYNSRHPTTLNQLNALKAMNKPIVAGSDAHFPQEIGLSRTIVRHELSSEEDLRKALLGGKIEIYGSPSPFYLEPLSQIVKGLKHKDLKLIEWNILNLIRYKTKF; from the coding sequence TTGTTTTCCATTGACCTACACATACATTCTAAATACTCATATGACAGCTTAATGGATCCGAAAAAGATATTGAAAGTAGCGAAAAATGTAAAATTAGATGCAATCGCTATTACGGATCATAACACAATATCCGGTGCCATTGTAGCACGTAAAATCCATGAAAAATGTCCGATGGTAATAGTTGGTTCTGAAATTTCCACAAATTTCGGTGATGTAATTGGCATATTCTTAAACGAAGAAATTAAATCAAGAAACATCTATGACGTAATAGATGAAATTAAATCACAAGATGGCTTAATTCTTATTCCGCATCCATTCAGAACAAAGGGTATACTTCAAGTTAAAAGCATAATGGATAATGTGGATTTGCTTGAGGGATACAACTCAAGGCATCCTACGACACTGAACCAGCTTAACGCGCTTAAAGCAATGAACAAACCCATAGTTGCAGGAAGCGATGCTCACTTCCCTCAGGAAATCGGATTATCCCGAACGATAGTACGTCATGAATTGAGCAGTGAAGAGGATCTTAGGAAAGCACTACTTGGAGGAAAGATAGAGATTTATGGTTCTCCATCGCCATTTTACCTAGAACCTCTTTCACAAATTGTTAAGGGGTTAAAACATAAAGATTTGAAGCTAATAGAGTGGAATATTTTAAATTTAATAAGATATAAAACTAAATTTTAA
- a CDS encoding polysaccharide deacetylase family protein has translation MERIVAKIRKNNALNPYWNFRKIIELERNCNAKSSFYFKATSRDIVDWTYDVEDLKDELGYIVDLGCEVGLHGGYYSYNDPKTLREEKIRLEKVLGKTVIGIRMHYLRFNIPDTWRLLADLGFKYDTTFGYPDMPGFRNGMCHPFKPYDLEKEEEVNILEIPLIIMDGSLFKMSFEEAWEKIKRLVDETERNAGVITILWHNTTFDEIFWGKWSKLYMKILQLLKERKAWMTTAEEIYNYWMKEF, from the coding sequence TTGGAGAGGATAGTAGCTAAAATTAGGAAAAATAATGCTTTAAATCCTTATTGGAACTTTAGAAAGATTATAGAACTTGAAAGGAATTGCAACGCAAAATCCAGTTTTTATTTTAAAGCTACGTCAAGAGATATTGTTGACTGGACTTATGATGTTGAAGATTTAAAGGATGAGCTAGGGTACATAGTTGATTTAGGTTGCGAAGTTGGTTTACATGGAGGTTACTACTCGTATAATGATCCTAAAACTTTAAGGGAAGAGAAGATTCGATTGGAGAAAGTCCTGGGAAAAACAGTGATTGGAATACGAATGCATTACTTAAGGTTTAATATTCCAGATACATGGAGGCTACTGGCTGATCTAGGCTTCAAGTATGATACTACCTTTGGATATCCAGATATGCCAGGTTTTCGAAATGGAATGTGTCACCCCTTTAAACCTTACGATCTGGAAAAGGAGGAGGAGGTAAATATTCTTGAGATACCATTAATTATCATGGATGGAAGCTTATTTAAAATGAGTTTTGAAGAAGCATGGGAGAAAATTAAAAGATTAGTGGATGAAACGGAAAGAAATGCTGGTGTGATAACAATATTATGGCATAATACTACATTTGATGAAATCTTTTGGGGTAAATGGTCAAAACTTTACATGAAAATTTTACAGCTTCTTAAAGAGAGAAAGGCATGGATGACGACAGCAGAAGAGATATACAATTATTGGATGAAAGAATTTTAA
- a CDS encoding glycosyltransferase family 4 protein, with the protein MKILFLTSIDHPQVKYEADYLGKKLNLTYIVTPNLERKQLPYVLKCFFKNFPKIFVSLLKLRIPPIPQSFYYVLMLSIILNKEKLHNERYDLIYAHWLYPAGFIGLILSRILNCKIVSAIWGYDIQVLREAKDYGVRGPNRVISRIVIEKSDLVIANHKIHKILAQRISSLKAHKRILYVPPAIPNISTDAQDEFTAELKERLQFILDELEGKKIVLYAPSLRPLYGIREFVRAAQIVSTYLKDCVFIVVGDGELKDEVIKFIKENGLEDKVVLVGKVSHESMKVLYKSSTLVCDLAYPGTGTTTLEALCFGKPVIGIKSPKTIITNGVNGFVIKKDNHKSLANYIITILEDHKLRERLSINARKTFEEKFIIQKRINKLLEIFNYVIK; encoded by the coding sequence TTGAAGATTCTTTTCTTAACGTCCATTGATCATCCTCAAGTTAAATATGAGGCTGATTATTTAGGTAAAAAACTTAATCTCACTTACATAGTCACCCCCAATCTTGAAAGAAAACAGCTACCATATGTTCTTAAATGCTTTTTTAAAAATTTCCCCAAAATTTTCGTATCATTGTTAAAGTTGCGGATCCCGCCTATTCCACAATCATTCTATTATGTTTTGATGCTAAGCATTATTTTGAATAAAGAAAAGCTGCATAACGAAAGGTATGATTTGATATATGCTCACTGGCTTTATCCAGCTGGATTTATAGGCTTAATACTCTCAAGAATTTTGAACTGTAAGATTGTCTCAGCTATTTGGGGCTATGATATTCAAGTATTACGCGAAGCAAAAGATTATGGTGTTCGAGGACCAAATAGAGTAATATCTAGAATAGTAATTGAAAAATCCGATTTAGTAATAGCAAATCACAAGATTCATAAAATATTGGCACAACGTATTTCAAGTCTAAAGGCCCATAAGAGAATTCTCTACGTTCCTCCAGCAATTCCCAACATATCTACAGATGCTCAAGACGAGTTTACGGCTGAACTTAAAGAAAGATTGCAGTTTATTTTGGATGAGCTGGAGGGGAAGAAAATAGTGCTGTATGCCCCGTCTCTCAGACCTTTATATGGTATCAGGGAGTTTGTGAGGGCTGCTCAAATAGTTAGCACCTATTTAAAAGATTGTGTTTTCATCGTAGTAGGTGATGGCGAATTAAAGGATGAAGTTATCAAATTCATTAAGGAGAATGGTTTAGAGGATAAAGTTGTTTTGGTGGGGAAGGTGAGTCATGAATCTATGAAGGTTCTATATAAGTCGTCGACTTTAGTTTGTGACTTAGCATATCCTGGTACAGGAACTACAACTCTGGAAGCACTGTGTTTTGGAAAACCAGTTATAGGGATAAAATCTCCTAAAACCATCATAACAAATGGAGTTAATGGCTTTGTAATAAAAAAGGATAATCATAAAAGTCTTGCAAACTATATAATAACAATATTAGAAGATCATAAATTGAGGGAAAGACTTTCCATAAATGCTAGAAAGACTTTTGAGGAAAAATTTATTATTCAAAAAAGGATAAATAAACTTTTGGAAATATTTAATTATGTGATTAAATAA
- a CDS encoding acyltransferase, producing the protein MRWKNKKWVPPTFNEFGLTKWFWMVQHPQNLKIGKYVDIGAFTYMNALYGIELEDFVQIGSHCSIYSVSTIDGRKGKVVIKRNARIGSHCVVMPGVTVGENSIIGAFSFIKRDVPANVIAFGNPVRVFRRLTDDEINIMLKAIEEVKRTNGEE; encoded by the coding sequence TTGAGATGGAAGAATAAGAAGTGGGTGCCTCCAACTTTTAATGAATTTGGATTAACTAAGTGGTTTTGGATGGTGCAACATCCTCAAAATTTGAAGATCGGTAAGTACGTTGATATAGGAGCCTTCACGTATATGAATGCACTTTATGGTATAGAGTTGGAGGATTTTGTTCAAATAGGGTCTCATTGCTCAATTTACTCTGTTTCCACCATAGATGGGAGGAAGGGTAAAGTTGTGATAAAGAGGAATGCAAGAATCGGAAGTCACTGCGTTGTCATGCCAGGAGTGACTGTAGGGGAAAACAGCATAATTGGCGCATTTAGTTTCATTAAGAGGGACGTACCTGCCAATGTTATAGCCTTCGGTAATCCGGTGAGGGTCTTTAGACGGTTAACAGATGATGAAATAAATATTATGCTCAAGGCCATCGAAGAAGTGAAAAGGACGAATGGTGAAGAATAA
- a CDS encoding ATP-grasp domain-containing protein — MSAFVTDANYKHTLAIVRSLGRKNIEVDVGVSPPSLQLSSFSKYCRRSFIYPDPKRNLDAFIRFFRKIFNHYDVIIPVGYTTTFFLSMKKDNIECNSKIPVANFSSLKVAASKKDSILLARDLDVPTPLTFFPKNSSELMNLKIKSYPVVVKAVYEGGLVRYAYNKQELKEKFEEIYKLQGVPPLVQEFIKGVGYGFFALFNQGKPRAIFMHKRIREQYVIGGPSTCAESVFIPELMNYGMRILRALNWHGVAMVEFRKDFNDGKFKLMEVNPKFWGSLDLAIASGVDFPYLLYKMVVDGDINPVFNYKVGLRFMWPIPDDLLRTLKDIASAKSFISDLFNPYVKKNIIFTDFKPTLLLIWNAISTITSKKVFKLVFH, encoded by the coding sequence TTGAGCGCATTCGTTACTGATGCTAACTATAAGCATACACTTGCGATAGTTAGATCTCTCGGTAGAAAGAACATCGAAGTTGATGTAGGGGTATCCCCCCCTAGTTTACAACTTTCCTCCTTCTCGAAATACTGTCGTAGATCGTTTATTTATCCTGATCCTAAAAGAAACTTAGATGCATTTATTCGTTTCTTCCGTAAGATATTCAACCACTATGACGTTATCATTCCTGTGGGATATACAACTACCTTTTTCCTTTCTATGAAAAAGGATAACATAGAGTGTAATTCTAAAATTCCTGTAGCGAATTTCTCTTCATTAAAAGTAGCTGCTAGTAAAAAAGATAGTATCTTGTTAGCTAGGGATCTTGATGTTCCAACTCCTCTAACGTTCTTTCCAAAAAATTCTTCTGAATTGATGAATTTAAAGATAAAAAGCTACCCGGTTGTTGTAAAGGCAGTTTATGAAGGTGGCCTCGTTCGCTATGCATATAATAAGCAAGAGCTTAAAGAGAAATTTGAAGAAATATATAAGCTACAAGGTGTCCCCCCATTGGTTCAAGAGTTTATAAAAGGTGTTGGATATGGATTTTTTGCATTATTCAATCAAGGTAAGCCTAGGGCAATATTTATGCATAAAAGAATTAGGGAACAATATGTTATAGGTGGACCCAGCACTTGTGCTGAAAGCGTCTTTATTCCTGAACTTATGAACTATGGTATGAGGATTTTGAGAGCCCTCAATTGGCATGGTGTGGCGATGGTGGAGTTTAGAAAGGATTTCAATGATGGTAAATTTAAGTTAATGGAGGTTAATCCAAAATTTTGGGGCTCCTTAGATCTTGCAATAGCATCAGGAGTAGATTTCCCCTACCTATTATACAAAATGGTTGTAGATGGTGACATTAACCCTGTCTTTAATTATAAGGTGGGATTAAGATTTATGTGGCCTATTCCAGACGATCTTTTACGCACTTTAAAGGATATCGCAAGTGCGAAATCTTTCATCTCAGACTTATTTAATCCATACGTTAAGAAAAACATCATATTTACAGATTTTAAACCAACCTTATTACTAATATGGAATGCTATCTCCACCATAACGTCCAAAAAGGTTTTCAAACTTGTTTTCCATTGA
- a CDS encoding glycosyltransferase family 4 protein, translating into MKRLKLLAFAPLHGIGGMSVNEGQLINALSKYSDSIYVFSFVSIRQIIFRKVPKLVFPMNKNVKVILSPGLPLQIIFLPIIVFYYGLISLFCLIIQKLLNISIIYIRDRYVGVPMLMLKSFIRKPVVIKFGGFIADELPPNLRNLPLFGNIFLALEMLVDTYLLRQADIILVASLIMRKYVEKRFNVKGKILLCPAGICLEKIGKIAHQENVEGDKVRIGFIGSLSWWQGVDILAEAVAIVGEKLPSVELFIVGDGPMREKVVEICEKYKIKYTITGFVPHEEALKYLRSFNVLVLPSRRTSATESNIPIKVVEAWALGVPVIVTSHKVFQSMCKDGEDVLLVNLDPKDVAEKILLLVSNRELKEKLACNGQVLAQNFDYDEIAKRLLNSIYQKG; encoded by the coding sequence ATGAAGAGGCTCAAACTTCTTGCATTTGCTCCTCTTCATGGCATTGGTGGAATGAGCGTTAATGAAGGACAGCTTATTAACGCTCTCTCAAAGTATTCTGATTCTATATATGTTTTTAGTTTCGTTAGTATTAGGCAGATAATATTTAGAAAGGTACCCAAACTCGTGTTTCCCATGAACAAGAACGTTAAAGTCATATTGTCGCCTGGCCTCCCTTTACAAATAATTTTTTTGCCAATTATAGTGTTCTACTATGGTTTAATTAGCCTATTCTGTTTGATAATTCAAAAATTGCTTAATATTAGCATCATATATATTCGTGATAGGTATGTAGGAGTGCCCATGCTAATGTTGAAGTCTTTCATCAGAAAGCCCGTTGTAATCAAATTCGGAGGTTTTATTGCTGATGAATTACCCCCCAACCTCCGTAATTTACCTTTATTTGGAAACATTTTTTTAGCGTTAGAGATGCTCGTCGACACATACCTGTTGCGGCAAGCGGATATAATTTTAGTAGCAAGTTTGATTATGAGAAAGTACGTAGAGAAAAGATTTAACGTTAAAGGCAAAATTCTGCTATGTCCTGCTGGTATATGTCTTGAAAAAATTGGGAAAATTGCACATCAGGAGAATGTAGAAGGAGATAAAGTTAGAATTGGTTTTATTGGTTCTTTGAGTTGGTGGCAAGGTGTAGATATCCTTGCTGAAGCAGTTGCAATAGTAGGGGAGAAGCTTCCAAGTGTTGAATTGTTTATTGTAGGCGATGGCCCAATGCGGGAAAAGGTTGTAGAAATATGTGAGAAGTACAAAATAAAGTATACTATAACAGGGTTTGTTCCACACGAAGAAGCTTTAAAATACTTGAGAAGCTTTAATGTTCTTGTTCTACCCAGTAGGAGGACTTCTGCTACGGAGTCAAACATACCAATAAAGGTTGTGGAGGCTTGGGCTCTCGGCGTACCTGTCATAGTAACATCTCATAAAGTTTTTCAATCTATGTGTAAGGACGGTGAAGATGTGCTTTTAGTGAATCTTGATCCGAAGGATGTTGCTGAAAAGATTTTATTGTTAGTCTCAAATCGAGAACTTAAAGAGAAGCTTGCCTGCAACGGGCAAGTGCTTGCTCAAAACTTTGATTACGATGAAATAGCAAAAAGACTGCTTAATTCCATTTATCAGAAAGGGTAG
- a CDS encoding glycosyltransferase family 4 protein gives MPLFSRIVLKLPYLERHFRFLQPAVESYNDLQNYRHFCPKYFTLPIEVLRKRNCHLAMKSCISVISKNSVDFDLIHAHFLENGFIGAYLKNLYNKPLIVTAHGGDVYDLPFRNYWYNSLARFVLSEADEVITVSKFNAEKLLSLGVSSNKLHVIPNGYDERLFKPIPAIKARKKLGLPLNKKILLSVGNLVDAKGHIYLIGAMSLLLRKRRDLLLIIVGSGPLKKLLQSMVKKNGLEDHVMLAGGRRHEEIPIWMNASDIFILPSLQEGFPTVIPEAMACGKPVVATKVGGVPEAITSDYLGILVPPKDSESLSWAILEVLDKKWDPNIILEHAKKYSWSELAKQILLTYRKALNKA, from the coding sequence ATGCCCTTGTTCTCTCGCATAGTGTTAAAGTTGCCGTATTTAGAGAGACATTTTAGATTTTTACAGCCAGCAGTAGAATCTTATAACGATTTACAGAATTATAGACATTTTTGCCCTAAATATTTTACATTACCTATCGAAGTATTACGCAAAAGAAATTGTCATCTTGCAATGAAAAGTTGTATTAGCGTAATATCAAAGAATAGTGTGGACTTCGATCTGATACATGCTCATTTCTTAGAAAATGGATTCATAGGAGCATATTTAAAGAATTTATACAATAAACCATTGATAGTAACAGCTCATGGTGGTGACGTTTACGATTTACCGTTTAGGAATTATTGGTATAACTCTTTGGCAAGATTTGTCCTATCCGAGGCAGACGAAGTGATAACAGTTAGTAAATTTAACGCTGAAAAATTATTATCGCTGGGCGTATCATCTAATAAATTGCATGTTATACCTAATGGCTATGATGAGCGACTGTTTAAACCCATTCCAGCAATAAAGGCGAGAAAAAAGTTAGGTCTGCCCCTAAATAAGAAGATTCTGCTTTCCGTCGGGAACTTGGTTGATGCAAAAGGACATATCTATTTAATCGGCGCAATGTCCCTACTTTTGAGAAAGAGAAGAGATTTACTGCTTATAATTGTCGGCTCAGGTCCTTTAAAAAAGCTATTGCAAAGCATGGTTAAAAAAAATGGACTCGAGGATCATGTTATGCTTGCTGGAGGTAGAAGGCATGAGGAAATCCCAATATGGATGAATGCATCCGACATTTTCATTCTACCAAGCTTACAAGAGGGTTTTCCAACAGTCATCCCTGAAGCTATGGCATGCGGTAAGCCTGTTGTAGCTACCAAGGTGGGCGGTGTACCTGAGGCTATAACTAGTGACTACTTGGGCATCCTTGTCCCTCCAAAAGATTCGGAATCGCTAAGCTGGGCTATACTAGAAGTGCTTGACAAAAAATGGGATCCTAATATAATCTTGGAGCATGCTAAAAAGTATTCTTGGAGTGAGCTAGCTAAACAAATCCTATTGACCTACCGAAAAGCTCTTAACAAAGCCTAG
- a CDS encoding LamG domain-containing protein, whose translation MNSEKKTVKIRYFKNLLSPINFTLILLLIFLLLSSVSAILNSISCFLVSFFAIGFSITILVKRKCCEVNLFELIMDSVFISLLVSVSIILVLALLSLNSMKTFSVIQLVVYAIFSMFIIFKVNPRFKIRYGKTELLFFLFLILVFIGVNISFDKFYTPDEYFYLKNSLDFIKYNYMTPISYVPLRSFVDVLYGRFLWQATLASFIEATSIQLPYYFVNLPFFVLLLTAVFNLLRLLFNENLENIIVIWLIVCSNPLIFILSHFVLIDFALASLSLFAVYWFTRAFKSGGDVNLYCLIKCFVALLTMLLFKFNLLLPIAIWIAFVIFAFRNKLYRLSKWHKCLFLIVTAPVIAYELFLDIPALFTYYVLHNLQLNYLFARYVFFSPIGLLVNFLFRTPWTSRTWFDIPNYEKLFIFFNILSPELMTPIISSFALLSFLVLRKKCESKMLAGTSLIALSIAFIGFLSSGNYYDIQRDMLAVILLLQIIGLTSFFISLNGRRHLMYASIVLMQVITYFEYIVLANKNITSYLWGTKLENMFDRLLLMNIVFSILIFLICIDYSRLLIRFKILNAKSNFTLRTLILILLFSLLLTNNIDLTSYGLRNNTYFLDHGMRDLASQANNLEGRILVVSNAYALPLYTLNTDKIVFISPPLSTEEFNSFLKAGIKSKVILSNDVIATWISYRMGSNEYLQALPPIITTEEKTLKTPKPLFDESKNLLFHLSCINSSRIYTPLNNELEMTIFGSPIWENENQTKLMRFDGVDDYITVSGEPLLSPLQKLTVEVWFKTEKPQIGKFLVMGGYDNSTYDWGVYLSTNSTRMSFNVRGRKIYNPIISSNFNDGFWHQFIGVFDGKSITIYLDGKPVKSMMLEEPVTINPSDGFKIYIGSWSGRSKFDGYIGFVNVYADIFEPSDVIEQYTRAQGKGTGILAKVISATRNYVVLDVYGKGIYTSPTSGITVENVNIRPVKVGDSFNHTGLSIDIHAKKSFNGTLILNTYYFSKFQNLEVKEGYNRIELIFPNTIDSKLIGLAIGQKTEILILSDDGALLANTVIASTVLKGLTLVYMLLPIILLFLLYAYISHKESKIVS comes from the coding sequence ATGAATTCGGAGAAGAAAACTGTCAAAATTCGATACTTTAAGAACCTACTTTCACCTATTAATTTCACCCTGATCCTCTTACTAATATTTCTCCTTCTATCATCCGTCTCTGCAATCCTAAATTCAATATCTTGTTTTCTTGTTTCATTCTTTGCCATAGGTTTTTCGATCACAATTTTAGTTAAAAGAAAGTGTTGCGAAGTTAATTTATTTGAATTAATAATGGATTCTGTCTTCATCTCCCTGCTAGTGTCCGTAAGCATAATTCTAGTATTGGCATTGCTCAGTTTAAATAGTATGAAAACTTTCTCTGTAATCCAATTGGTTGTTTATGCAATATTTTCTATGTTCATTATTTTTAAAGTAAATCCAAGATTTAAAATAAGATATGGGAAAACGGAACTTTTGTTCTTCCTCTTCCTAATTTTGGTCTTCATCGGTGTAAACATAAGTTTCGACAAGTTTTATACTCCTGACGAGTATTTCTACCTTAAAAATTCACTCGACTTTATTAAGTACAATTATATGACGCCAATATCCTATGTTCCTTTAAGAAGCTTTGTAGATGTTCTCTACGGGAGATTTCTCTGGCAAGCCACACTTGCATCCTTCATTGAAGCCACATCGATCCAGCTGCCATATTATTTCGTAAATTTACCTTTTTTTGTCCTACTTTTGACAGCCGTATTTAACCTACTAAGACTTTTATTTAATGAAAACCTAGAAAATATCATTGTTATATGGTTAATTGTTTGTTCAAATCCCCTAATATTCATTTTATCACATTTTGTTCTCATAGATTTCGCTTTAGCCTCATTAAGTTTATTTGCTGTATACTGGTTCACCAGAGCCTTTAAATCGGGTGGTGACGTAAATCTTTACTGCTTAATTAAATGCTTTGTTGCACTTCTCACGATGCTATTATTCAAATTCAACTTACTACTTCCCATAGCAATCTGGATAGCATTCGTGATCTTTGCCTTTAGAAACAAACTTTATCGCCTTTCAAAGTGGCATAAATGCTTATTTTTAATTGTCACAGCACCTGTGATAGCATATGAGTTGTTTTTAGACATTCCTGCACTATTTACGTACTATGTTCTACATAATCTGCAATTGAATTATCTTTTCGCGAGGTATGTCTTCTTCTCACCTATCGGGTTATTAGTCAACTTCCTCTTCAGAACCCCATGGACGTCTAGGACGTGGTTTGATATACCAAATTATGAAAAGCTATTCATTTTCTTTAACATTCTTTCACCAGAATTAATGACTCCTATCATTTCATCCTTTGCCTTACTTTCATTTTTAGTATTAAGAAAGAAGTGTGAATCAAAGATGCTGGCAGGTACTTCCCTAATCGCATTGTCTATAGCTTTTATAGGATTTCTTTCTTCCGGTAATTATTATGATATCCAAAGAGATATGTTAGCTGTGATTCTTCTGTTGCAGATTATTGGATTAACTTCATTTTTTATCTCTTTAAATGGTAGAAGACATCTCATGTATGCTTCAATAGTGCTCATGCAAGTCATCACATATTTTGAGTACATCGTCTTAGCAAATAAAAACATCACATCCTACTTATGGGGAACCAAACTTGAGAATATGTTCGACCGCCTATTACTAATGAACATAGTGTTTTCAATTCTAATTTTCCTTATATGCATAGATTATTCGAGGTTACTTATACGGTTCAAAATTTTAAACGCTAAGTCGAACTTTACGTTACGGACATTAATACTCATTTTACTATTTTCCCTTTTGCTTACAAACAACATAGACCTTACCTCTTACGGCTTAAGGAACAACACGTACTTTCTTGACCACGGGATGAGAGATCTAGCATCACAAGCCAATAACCTAGAAGGTAGAATATTAGTAGTGTCTAATGCATACGCTCTTCCACTCTACACACTTAATACTGACAAAATAGTATTTATTTCCCCGCCATTAAGCACTGAGGAGTTTAATTCCTTCCTTAAAGCTGGCATTAAATCTAAGGTTATTCTTAGCAATGATGTTATTGCAACCTGGATTTCATACAGGATGGGTAGCAACGAATACCTACAAGCGCTTCCGCCGATTATTACAACTGAAGAGAAAACCTTAAAAACGCCAAAACCTCTTTTCGATGAAAGCAAGAATCTTCTTTTCCATTTATCATGCATAAACTCCTCAAGAATATACACCCCTCTAAATAATGAATTAGAAATGACCATTTTCGGTTCACCGATCTGGGAAAATGAAAATCAGACAAAGTTGATGCGCTTTGATGGAGTGGATGATTATATTACCGTTTCAGGGGAACCGCTACTTAGTCCCTTGCAAAAGCTTACAGTTGAAGTGTGGTTCAAGACTGAAAAACCTCAAATTGGAAAATTCCTTGTTATGGGCGGATACGATAATAGTACATATGATTGGGGTGTATATCTTTCAACAAATTCTACGCGGATGAGCTTCAATGTAAGAGGACGGAAAATTTATAATCCTATTATAAGTAGTAATTTTAATGATGGTTTTTGGCATCAATTTATAGGCGTTTTCGACGGAAAAAGCATCACAATATATTTAGATGGTAAACCTGTCAAAAGCATGATGTTGGAAGAACCAGTTACAATTAATCCTTCTGATGGTTTTAAAATCTACATAGGTTCGTGGAGTGGTAGAAGTAAATTTGATGGTTATATAGGGTTTGTGAACGTATATGCAGATATCTTTGAGCCAAGCGATGTTATTGAACAGTATACAAGAGCTCAAGGTAAAGGCACAGGCATATTAGCAAAAGTTATAAGTGCAACTCGTAACTATGTGGTCCTTGACGTATATGGAAAGGGTATTTACACTTCTCCTACATCAGGTATTACTGTTGAGAACGTTAATATTAGACCAGTAAAGGTGGGAGACAGTTTTAATCATACTGGCTTATCAATAGACATTCACGCCAAGAAAAGTTTTAATGGAACTCTTATACTAAACACCTACTATTTTTCTAAATTCCAGAACCTTGAAGTTAAAGAAGGATACAATCGTATTGAACTCATATTTCCGAATACTATAGATTCTAAGCTTATTGGATTGGCTATTGGGCAAAAGACTGAAATCTTAATACTAAGCGACGATGGTGCGTTGCTTGCTAATACCGTGATTGCTTCAACTGTATTGAAGGGATTAACATTGGTTTACATGCTTCTCCCAATAATCTTGCTATTCTTGCTCTATGCTTACATATCCCATAAAGAAAGTAAAATTGTTAGCTAA